One Cervus canadensis isolate Bull #8, Minnesota chromosome 13, ASM1932006v1, whole genome shotgun sequence DNA segment encodes these proteins:
- the PLCH2 gene encoding 1-phosphatidylinositol 4,5-bisphosphate phosphodiesterase eta-2 isoform X3: protein MEAPGDPGGLSRDQVERCMSAMQAGTQMVKLRGSSKGLVRFYFLDEHRSCIRWRPSRKNEKAKISIDSIQEVSEGRQSEIFQRYPDGSFDPNCCFSIYHGSHRESLDLVSPSGDEARTWVTGLRYLMAGISDEDSLARRQRTRDQWLKQTFDEADKNGDGSLSIGEVLQLLHKLNVNLPRQRVKQMFKEADTDDHQGTLGFEEFCAFYKMMSTRRDLYLLMLTYSNHKDHLDAADLLRFLEVEQKMTGVTLESCRDIIEQFEPCPENKSKGAMGIDGFTNYTRSPAGDIFNPEHHCVHQDMTRPLSHYFITSSHNTYLVGDQLMSQSRADMYAWVLQAGCRCVEVDCWDGPDGEPIVHHGYTLTSKILFKDVIETINKYAFIKNEYPVILSIENHCSVIQQKKMAQYLTDILGDKLDLSSVSSEDATMLPSPQVLKGKILVKGKKLPANISEDAEEGEVSDEDSADEIDEDCKLLNGDASTNRKRVENIAKRKLDSLMKESKIRDCEDPSDFTVSTLPPPGKLGHKAEAKKFEEDVEIGEEAGTSRRNSRLLVGSFSKRKKKSSKLKKAASVEEGDEDLDSQGSQSRGAARQKKTMKLSRALSDLVKYTKSVGTHDVETEVASSWQVSSFSETKAQQILQQKPAQYLRFNQHQLSRIYPSSYRVDSSNYNPQPFWNAGCQMVALNYQSEGRMLQLNRAKFSANGSCGYVLKPQCMCQGIFNPNSEDPLPGQLKKQLVLRIISGQQLPKPRDSMLGDRGEIIDPFVEVEVIGLPVDCNKEQTRVVDDNGFNPMWEETLVFTVHMPEIALVRFLVWDHDPIGRDFIGQRTLAFSSMMPGYRHVYLEGMEEASIFVHVAVSDISGKVKQPLGLKGLFLRGPKPGSLDSHAAGRPLPRPSVSQRLLRRTASAPTKSQKPGRKAFPELVLGLQDMGSEGEAGDVAPSSPGPTPEAPTREEPGSCSPRGTESSRVPEPRPFSMQRSVSSLCSLETIAEEPALGPGPLLPGATPPSHAPGGPQCSAGPSAHSASPPRAALGAPRPLQLRTGSQASAEPALGSRQWACSTGGPAGACNGAPSGHIDGKGHPRALGHVPRRAKSEGQVPSESLGGRWPLAGPCPAVSLDATGGDRLWQRLEPGSHRGSVSSSSSLSSSDTVIELALPGLGLGLGCDSLPGTLAGRLPLRPCSAPVARLDPPAVTKSKSNPNLRAAGQLPVGPDGLQPPPLAPGPPWRRFPLAGLPDCTVAAKSKSLGDLTADDFTPRMESLGRSLGLAGERPAGRRVRPDALTEQLRWLTGFQQAGDITSPTSLGPAGEGVVGAPGFLRRSSSRSQSRVRAIASRARQAQEREQRLRGPRGPPEEERGTPEGACSVSQEGCGDVLAPAKGATHQPLGAAATSLLLRF, encoded by the exons TGGAGCGATGTATGAGCGCCATGCAGGCGGGGACGCAGATGGTGAAGCTCCGGGGCAGCTCCAAGGGCCTGGTCCGCTTCTACTTCCTGGACGAGCATCGCTCCTGCATCCGCTGGCGGCCCTCACGCAAGAATGAGAAGGCCAAGA TCTCCATCGACTCCATCCAGGAGGTAAGCGAGGGGCGGCAGTCGGAGATCTTCCAGCGCTACCCTGACGGCAGCTTCGACCCTAACTGCTGCTTCAGCATCTACCATGGCAGCCACCGGGAGTCGCTGGACCTGGTCTCACCCAGTGGCGACGAGGCACGCACCTGGGTCACGGGCCTGCGCTACCTCATGGCCGGCATCAGCGATGAGGACAGCCTGGCCCGCCGCCAGCGCACCCGGGACCA GTGGCTGAAGCAGACATTTGATGAAGCCGACAAGAATGGGGACGGCAGCCTGAGCATTGGCGAGGTTCTGCAGCTGCTGCACAAGCTGAACGTGAACCTGCCCCGGCAGAGGGTGAAACAGATGTTCAAG GAGGCGGACACAGATGACCACCAGGGGACACTCGGCTTTGAGGAGTTCTGTGCCTTCTACAAGATGATGTCCACACGCCGGGACCTCTACCTGCTCATGCTCACCTACAGCAACCACAAGGACCACCTGGACGCTGCTGACCTGCTGCGCTTCCTAGAGGTGGAGCAGAAG ATGACGGGCGTGACCCTCGAGAGCTGCCGCGACATCATTGAGCAGTTTGAACCCTGCCCAGAGAACAAGAGTAAAGGGGCAATGGGCATTGATG GCTTCACCAACTACACGCGGAGCCCCGCTGGTGACATCTTCAACCCGGAGCACCACTGCGTGCACCAGGACATGACACGGCCGCTGAGCCACTACTTCATCACCTCGTCTCACAACACCTACCTCGTGGGCGACCAGCTCATGTCCCAGTCGAGGGCGGATATGTACGCCTGGGTCCTGCAGGCCGGCTGCCGCTGCGTGGAGG TGGACTGCTGGGACGGGCCTGATGGGGAGCCCATCGTGCACCATGGCTACACGCTGACCTCCAAGATCCTCTTCAAAGACGTCATTGAGACCATCAACAAGTATGCCTTCATCaagaatga GTACCCAGTGATTCTGTCCATCGAGAACCACTGCAGTGTCATCCAGCAGAAGAAGATGGCCCAGTATCTGACCGACATTCTTGGGGACAAGCTGGACCTGTCATCAGTGAGCAGCGAGGATGCCACCATGCTGCCCTCTCCCCAGGTGCTCAAGGGCAAGATCCTGGTGAAG GGCAAGAAGCTCCCAGCCAACATCAGCGAGGATGCTGAGGAGGGCGAGGTGTCTGATGAGGACAGCGCAGATGAGATCGATGAGGACTGCAAGCTCCTCAATGGGGAT GCCTCCACCAACCGGAAACGTGTGGAAAACATTGCCAAGAGGAAACTGGATTCCCTAATGAAGGAGTCTAAGATTCGGGACTGCGAGGACCCCAGCGACTTCACCGTGTCCACGCTGCCCCCACCTGGCAAACTTGGGCACAAGGCAGAGGCCAAAAAG TTCGAGGAGGACGTGGAGATCGGGGAGGAGGCCGGAACCAGCCGTCGGAACAGCCGGCTCCTCGTGGGCAGCTTCTCCAAGCGCAAG AAAAAGAGCAGCAAGCTGAAGAAGGCGGCCAGTGTGGAGGAGGGGGATGAGGACCTGGACTCGCAAGGCAGCCAGAGCCGGGG GGCCGCCCGGCAGAAGAAAACTATGAAGCTGTCTCGGGCTCTCTCGGACCTGGTCAAGTACACCAAGTCTGTGGGCACCCACGACGTGGAGACGGAGG TGGCGTCCAGCTGGCAGGTGTCCTCCTTCAGCGAGACCAAGGCTCAGCAGATCCTGCAGCAGAAGCCGGCGCAGTACTTGCGCTTCAACCAGCACCAGCTCTCGCGCATCTACCCCTCCTCCTACCGCGTGGACTCCAGCAACTACAACCCGCAGCCCTTCTGGAACGCCGGCTGCCAGATGG TCGCCCTGAACTACCAGTCGGAGGGGCGGATGCTGCAGCTGAACCGGGCCAAGTTCAGCGCCAACGGCAGCTGCGGCTACGTGCTCAAGCCTCAGTGCATGTGCCAGG GCATCTTCAACCCTAACTCCGAGGACCCCCTGCCTGGGCAACTCAAGAAGCAGCTGGTGCTGCGGATCATCAGTGGTCAGCAGCTGCCCAAGCCGCGGGACTCGATGCTGGGGGACCGAGGGGAG ATCATCGACCCCTTCGTGGAGGTGGAGGTCATCGGGCTCCCGGTGGACTGCAACAAGGAGCAGACCCGAGTGGTGGACGACAATG GATTCAACCCCATGTGGGAGGAGACCCTGGTGTTCACGGTGCACATGCCTGAGATAGCGCTCGTACGCTTCCTCGTCTGGGACCACGACCCCATTGGGCGTGACTTCATCGGCCAAAGGACACTGGCCTTCAGCAGCATGATGCCAG GCTATCGGCACGTGTACCTGGAGGGGATGGAAGAGGCCTCTATCTTTGTCCACGTGGCCGTCAGTGACATCAGTGGTAAG GTCAAGCAGCCTCTGGGCCTAAAAGGCCTGTTCCTCCGAGGCCCAAAGCCCGGCTCCCTGGACAGTCATGCTGCTGGGCGGCCCCTGCCCCGGCCCTCCGTTAGCCAGCGGCTCCTGCGGCGCACGGCCAGCGCCCCAACCAAGAGTCAGAAGCCAGGCCGCAAGGCCTTCCCAGAGCTGGTCCTGGGCCTGCAGGATATGGGCTCTGAGGGGGAGGCTGGCGATGTGGCACCCTccagccctggccccaccccGGAGGCCCCAACCCGGGAAGAGCCAGGCAGCTGCAGCCCCCGAG GAACTGAGAGCAGCCGAGTGCCAG aGCCCCGCCCCTTCTCCATGCAGAGGTCGGTCTCCTCGCTGTGCAGCCTGGAAACCATTGCCGAGGAGCCAGCCCTGGGTCCCGGCCCCCTACTGCCAGGGGCAACTCCCCCCAGCCATGCCCCTGGAGGGCCCCAGTGCTCTGCAGGGCCCAGCGCCCACTCGGCGAGCCCCCCAAGGGCGGCTCTGGGAGCTCCCAGGCCCCTCCAGCTCCGGACAGGGAGCCAAGCGAGCGCTGAGCCAGCCCTGGGAAGCAGGCAGTGGGCGTGCAGCACTGGGGGCCCTGCTGGGGCCTGCAACGGGGCCCCCAGCGGCCATATAGACGGCAAGGGCCACCCCCGGGCTCTGGGCCACGTGCCCAGAAGGGCCAAGAGCGAGGGGCAGGTGCCCTCAGAGTCTCTGGGTGGACGGTGGCCTCTGGCTGGGCCCTGCCCCGCCGTGTCGTTGGATGCCACTGGAGGGGACCGGCTATGGCAGCGGCTGGAGCCAGGCAGCCACCGTGGCAGCGTGTCCTCGTCCTCCAGCCTGTCATCCAGTGACACGGTCATCGAGCTCGCTCTGccgggcctgggcctgggcctgggctgcGACAGCCTCCCAGGGACCCTGGCGGGACGTCTGCCCTTGCGGCCCTGCTCGGCCCCGGTTGCCCGCCTGGACCCACCCGCTGTGACCAAGAGCAAATCCAACCCCAACCTGCGGGCTGCCGGCCAGCTGCCTGTGGGGCCTGACGGGCTGCAGCCCCCGCCCCTGGCCCCAGGGCCGCCCTGGCGCCGCTTCCCCCTGGCAGGCCTCCCGGACTGCACTGTGGCTGCCAAGTCTAAGAGCCTCGGGGACCTGACTGCGGACGACTTCACTCCCCGCATGGAGAGCCTGGGCCGCAGCCTGGGCCTAGCTGGAGAAAGACCGGCCGGGCGGAGGGTGCGGCCGGATGCCCTGACGGAGCAGCTGCGCTGGCTCACAGGGTTCCAGCAGGCCGGGGACATCACGTCGCCTACCAGCCTGGGACCCGCCGGGGAGGGTGTGGTGGGCGCCCCAGGCTTCCTGCGGCGCTCCTCCTCCCGCAGCCAGAGCCGCGTGCGCGCCATCGCCAGCCGGGCCCGCCAGGCTCAGGAGCGGGAGCAGCGGCTGCGGGGTCCGCGGGGGCCCCCGGAGGAGGAGCGAGGCACCCCTGAGGGCGCCTGCTCTGTGAGCCAAGAGGGTTGTGGGGATGTGCTGGCCCCTGCCAAGGGCGCCACCCACCAGCCCTTAGGTGCTGCCGCCACCAGCCTTCTGCTCCGATTCTGA